One window from the genome of Pseudonocardia hierapolitana encodes:
- a CDS encoding MCE family protein, whose amino-acid sequence MTRRIAAAATAAVLLTSGCGALSGGLRGVDLPGGANLGDNPYRLTIEFTDVVDLVPQSLVKVADVPVGTVSDIRVGPDWTAEVTVFVNGDVALPPDAEARVRTTSLLGEKFVELQAPRNAAPGRIADGATIPLLRTSRAAEVEEVLGALSLLLNGGVVAQIRTIADELNKALEGNEPEIRALLDDLNVLVGALDDHKGEITRAIDEINRLAGTLRDRSGQIETALQDLPPGLRELEDQRAKLVDMLQALDRLSGVATNVVNRSRDDVVADLELLRPVLAKLVESGPDLVNSLSLLPTFPFSDGTVDAFAGDYSNLYVKLDLDLSELLKNMARSGEPFPGPDGPLGMLPPTSQLLGPLLGPTSPSLPDFPLIGEGDLLPLPGEVQPPPTSGSAEPPEEGAEPTREGGLLGGLLGGDR is encoded by the coding sequence GTGACCCGCCGCATCGCCGCCGCCGCGACCGCCGCCGTGCTGCTCACGAGCGGCTGCGGCGCGCTGTCGGGCGGCCTGCGGGGCGTCGACCTGCCGGGCGGCGCGAACCTCGGCGACAACCCGTACCGACTGACGATCGAGTTCACCGACGTCGTCGACCTCGTGCCGCAGTCGCTGGTGAAGGTGGCCGACGTGCCGGTCGGGACGGTCAGCGACATCAGGGTGGGCCCCGACTGGACGGCGGAGGTCACCGTGTTCGTCAACGGTGACGTCGCGCTGCCACCCGACGCCGAGGCCCGGGTGCGCACCACGAGCCTGCTGGGCGAGAAGTTCGTCGAGCTGCAGGCGCCGCGGAACGCCGCGCCCGGCCGCATCGCCGACGGCGCCACCATCCCGCTGCTGCGCACCAGCCGGGCCGCCGAGGTCGAGGAGGTGCTCGGCGCGCTGTCGCTGTTGCTCAACGGCGGGGTCGTCGCGCAGATCCGGACGATCGCGGACGAGCTCAACAAGGCCCTCGAGGGCAACGAGCCGGAGATCCGCGCGCTCCTCGACGACCTCAACGTGCTCGTCGGGGCCCTCGATGACCACAAGGGTGAGATCACGCGGGCCATCGACGAGATCAACCGCCTCGCAGGCACGCTGCGCGACCGCAGCGGGCAGATCGAGACGGCGCTGCAGGACCTACCGCCTGGCCTGCGCGAGCTGGAGGACCAGCGCGCCAAGCTCGTCGACATGCTGCAGGCGCTCGACCGGCTCTCGGGGGTGGCCACCAACGTGGTGAACCGGAGCCGGGACGACGTGGTCGCCGACCTCGAGCTGCTGCGGCCGGTGCTGGCGAAGCTCGTCGAGTCGGGGCCCGACCTGGTGAACTCGCTGAGCCTGCTGCCCACCTTCCCGTTCAGCGACGGCACGGTCGACGCGTTCGCGGGCGACTACTCCAACCTGTACGTCAAGCTCGACCTCGACCTGAGCGAGCTCCTCAAGAACATGGCTCGCTCCGGCGAGCCGTTCCCCGGCCCGGACGGGCCGCTCGGGATGCTGCCGCCCACCTCGCAGCTGCTCGGGCCGTTGCTCGGCCCGACGAGCCCGTCGCTGCCGGACTTCCCGCTCATCGGCGAGGGCGATCTGCTGCCGTTGCCCGGTGAGGTGCAGCCGCCGCCGACCTCCGGCTCGGCCGAGCCGCCGGAGGAAGGGGCCGAGCCCACCCGCGAGGGCGGGTTGCTCGGCGGCCTGCTCGGAGGTGACCGATGA
- a CDS encoding ABC transporter ATP-binding protein has protein sequence MAGVEVKVEGLSKSFGRANIWSDVTLTLPPGEVSVLLGPSGTGKSVFLKTLIGLLKPEQGSIFIHDTDLVRCSESRLYELRKLFGVLFQDGALFGSMNLYDNIAFPLREHTKKSESEIRDIVEEKMAMVGLTGDEDKLPGEISGGMRKRAGLARALVLDPEIILFDEPDSGLDPVRTAYLNQLIIDLNAQTDATFLIVTHDINTAQTVPDNIGMLYRKHLAMFGPREVLLTSEEPVVAQFLNGRREGPIGMSEEKDTAQAAREMEEAGELEGLPPLKPQLQPSTGVGERRAVGRRRERVLQMLHTLPPAAQQAIRDSYAQDDMPADPPTGPIPRPLPRPRFASPDLARDEPTEVIGGFDPGYDDPSSRDEGRA, from the coding sequence GTGGCGGGTGTCGAGGTGAAGGTCGAAGGGCTGTCCAAGTCCTTCGGGCGCGCCAACATCTGGTCCGACGTCACGCTCACGCTCCCGCCCGGCGAGGTGTCGGTGCTGCTCGGCCCGTCGGGCACGGGCAAGTCGGTGTTCCTGAAGACGCTGATCGGCCTGCTGAAGCCGGAGCAGGGCTCCATCTTCATCCACGACACCGACCTCGTGCGGTGCTCGGAGTCGCGCCTGTACGAGCTGCGCAAGCTGTTCGGCGTGCTGTTCCAGGACGGCGCGCTGTTCGGCTCCATGAACCTCTACGACAACATCGCGTTCCCGCTGCGCGAGCACACGAAGAAGTCCGAGTCGGAGATCCGGGACATCGTCGAGGAGAAGATGGCGATGGTCGGCCTCACCGGCGACGAGGACAAGCTCCCCGGGGAGATCTCCGGCGGCATGCGCAAGCGGGCCGGGCTGGCCAGGGCGCTGGTGCTCGACCCCGAGATCATCCTGTTCGACGAGCCGGACTCGGGCCTCGACCCGGTGCGCACCGCGTACCTCAACCAGCTGATCATCGACCTGAACGCGCAGACGGACGCCACGTTCCTGATCGTCACGCACGACATCAACACCGCGCAGACGGTGCCGGACAACATCGGGATGCTCTACCGCAAGCACCTGGCGATGTTCGGGCCGCGCGAGGTGCTGCTGACCTCGGAGGAACCGGTGGTCGCGCAGTTCCTCAACGGGCGCCGCGAGGGCCCGATCGGCATGTCGGAGGAGAAGGACACCGCCCAGGCGGCCCGCGAGATGGAGGAGGCGGGCGAGCTGGAGGGCCTGCCCCCGCTCAAGCCGCAGCTTCAGCCGAGCACCGGGGTGGGGGAGCGTCGCGCCGTCGGCCGCAGGCGCGAGCGCGTGCTGCAGATGCTGCACACGCTCCCGCCGGCGGCGCAGCAGGCCATCCGCGACAGCTACGCGCAGGATGACATGCCCGCCGACCCGCCCACCGGTCCGATCCCGCGGCCCCTGCCGCGGCCGCGGTTCGCGTCGCCGGACCTCGCCCGCGACGAGCCCACCGAGGTGATCGGCGGTTTCGACCCCGGCTACGACGACCCGTCGTCCCGTGACGAGGGCCGGGCCTGA
- a CDS encoding ArsR/SmtB family transcription factor has product MDVFEAVAEPHRRVLLDLLVERERPAGELVASLPALTQPAVSRHLRILREVGLVEVRPDGQRRIYSLRAERLIEIDSWLSRYRRYWHDHLAALEQHLAERNDR; this is encoded by the coding sequence GTGGACGTGTTCGAAGCCGTCGCGGAGCCCCATCGGCGGGTACTTCTCGATCTGCTCGTCGAGCGGGAGCGACCCGCGGGCGAGCTCGTCGCGAGCCTGCCCGCGCTCACCCAGCCCGCCGTGTCCCGCCATCTGCGGATCCTGCGCGAGGTCGGCCTCGTCGAGGTCCGCCCCGACGGGCAACGACGGATCTACTCCCTGCGGGCCGAGCGGCTGATCGAGATCGACAGCTGGCTCAGCCGGTACCGCAGGTACTGGCACGACCACCTCGCCGCCCTGGAGCAACACCTCGCAGAACGGAACGACAGATGA
- a CDS encoding MlaE family ABC transporter permease, which produces MALLNGRARRVVTGPLTVLDQLGDQLSLYVRAIAWTPRTLRRYRGEIGRLLAEVSFGSGALIVILGTAGVMLSLSLFVGSLVGLQGFRALDSLGVEALTGFITAYFNTRDIAPLVAAAALTATLGAGFTAQLGAMRISEEVDALEVMAVPSVPFLITTRMIAGVIAIIPMYTIGLLASFAASRLNVTLINGLAGGTYDHYFDLFLPVTDVLYSYLKVIVFAVVIILIHCHYGYTARGGPAGVGIAVGRSVRLSIVSTAILDFFLTLVLFGTETSVRVAG; this is translated from the coding sequence GTGGCGCTGCTGAACGGCAGGGCGCGGCGCGTCGTCACGGGCCCGCTGACCGTCCTCGACCAGCTGGGCGACCAGCTCTCGCTCTACGTGCGCGCGATCGCGTGGACGCCGCGCACGCTGCGCCGGTACCGCGGCGAGATCGGGCGCCTGCTCGCCGAGGTCAGCTTCGGGTCCGGCGCGCTCATCGTCATCCTCGGCACGGCGGGCGTGATGCTGTCGCTGTCGCTGTTCGTCGGCAGCCTCGTGGGTCTGCAGGGCTTCCGCGCGCTCGACTCGCTCGGCGTCGAGGCGCTCACCGGCTTCATCACGGCCTACTTCAACACCCGCGACATCGCCCCGCTCGTCGCCGCGGCCGCGCTGACGGCCACGCTCGGCGCCGGCTTCACCGCGCAGCTGGGCGCGATGCGGATCTCGGAGGAGGTCGACGCGCTGGAGGTGATGGCCGTGCCCAGCGTGCCGTTCCTCATCACCACCCGCATGATCGCCGGCGTCATCGCGATCATCCCGATGTACACGATCGGCCTGCTGGCGAGCTTCGCGGCGTCCCGGCTGAACGTGACGTTGATCAACGGCCTCGCCGGCGGCACGTACGACCACTACTTCGACCTGTTCCTGCCGGTCACCGACGTCCTGTACTCGTACCTCAAGGTGATCGTCTTCGCGGTCGTCATCATCCTGATCCACTGCCACTACGGGTACACGGCCCGCGGTGGCCCCGCGGGTGTCGGCATCGCGGTGGGCCGCTCGGTGCGGCTGTCGATCGTGAGCACCGCGATCCTCGACTTCTTCCTCACGCTGGTGCTGTTCGGCACCGAGACGTCGGTGCGGGTGGCCGGATGA
- a CDS encoding SRPBCC family protein: MTDDRYGDLVIDGDHATITFRRHLPHPVHAVWAALTDPAERAAWFGETVIDGRAGGTIEMVAAEPPAAVEQKRMTGRILVWDPPHVLEHEWHQRIVEDGVVRYELVEDGTGTLLTFTHRGLSVRNAKGFIPGTHAFLDRLEAHLGDAPLPNWSERYAEAAPAYPSWA, translated from the coding sequence ATGACCGACGACCGCTACGGAGACCTGGTGATCGACGGCGACCACGCCACGATCACCTTCCGCCGCCACCTGCCTCACCCGGTCCACGCGGTGTGGGCCGCGCTCACCGACCCGGCCGAGCGCGCGGCCTGGTTCGGCGAGACCGTCATCGACGGCCGCGCGGGCGGCACGATCGAGATGGTGGCCGCGGAGCCGCCCGCCGCCGTCGAGCAGAAGCGCATGACCGGCCGCATCCTCGTCTGGGATCCGCCGCACGTGCTCGAGCACGAGTGGCACCAGCGCATCGTCGAGGACGGGGTCGTCCGCTACGAGCTCGTCGAGGACGGCACGGGAACACTGCTCACGTTCACCCACCGCGGCCTGTCCGTCCGCAACGCCAAGGGGTTCATCCCCGGCACCCACGCCTTCCTCGACCGGCTGGAGGCGCACCTCGGCGACGCCCCGCTCCCGAACTGGAGCGAGCGGTACGCCGAGGCGGCCCCGGCCTACCCGAGCTGGGCCTGA
- a CDS encoding MCE family protein has protein sequence MKRIPVAPLVKFLSLAVVVALCTTVLALTIANASGGARTTYTARFTDASGLLPGDDVRIAGVIVGTVDDVRIADRRFAEVEFSVAADQPLPASVGASILYRNLIGQRYLALEQGAGPSGETLPEGGTIPVERTRPPLNLTVLFNGFKPLLTALDPDQVNQLSFEIIQVLQGQGGTVKSLLAHTASLTNTLADRDEVIGQVIDNLNAVLDTVNARDEQLSELISSLQALVSGLAQDREPIGDAIVSIGELTEVTAGFLEDARPPLRDDIGHLGDLAENLNAQDEHLERTIRNLPPKLEKVIRAGSYGSWFNFYLCGASGKVGLSPYIPTFEIPVFASGQPRCGADPDGEDSGNTDSLAGLPLPDLPLPGGEPGVPDLPVPDLPAPDLPLLSDISLGGN, from the coding sequence ATGAAGCGGATCCCGGTCGCCCCACTGGTCAAGTTCCTGTCGCTCGCGGTGGTGGTGGCGCTGTGCACCACCGTGCTCGCCCTGACCATCGCCAACGCCTCCGGTGGCGCCCGCACCACCTACACCGCGCGCTTCACCGACGCGAGCGGGCTGTTGCCCGGCGACGACGTGCGGATCGCCGGGGTGATCGTCGGCACCGTCGACGACGTGCGGATCGCCGACCGGCGGTTCGCGGAGGTCGAGTTCAGCGTGGCGGCCGACCAGCCGCTCCCGGCGTCGGTGGGGGCGTCGATCCTGTACCGCAACCTCATCGGGCAGCGCTACCTCGCGCTCGAGCAGGGCGCGGGGCCCTCCGGCGAGACGCTGCCCGAAGGCGGCACGATCCCCGTGGAGCGCACGCGCCCGCCGCTCAACCTCACCGTGCTCTTCAACGGGTTCAAGCCGCTGCTCACCGCGCTCGACCCGGACCAGGTGAACCAGCTCTCCTTCGAGATCATCCAGGTGCTGCAGGGCCAGGGCGGCACGGTGAAGAGCCTGCTCGCCCACACCGCATCGCTCACCAACACCCTCGCCGACCGCGACGAGGTGATCGGCCAGGTGATCGACAACCTCAACGCGGTGCTCGACACCGTGAACGCGCGCGACGAGCAGCTGTCGGAGCTCATCAGCTCACTGCAGGCGCTGGTGTCCGGCCTCGCGCAGGACCGCGAGCCGATCGGCGACGCGATCGTCTCGATCGGGGAGCTCACCGAGGTGACCGCGGGCTTCCTGGAGGACGCCCGGCCGCCGCTGCGCGACGACATCGGGCACCTCGGCGACCTGGCGGAGAACCTCAACGCGCAGGACGAGCACCTCGAGCGGACGATCAGGAACCTGCCGCCCAAGCTCGAGAAGGTCATCCGCGCAGGCAGCTACGGCAGCTGGTTCAACTTCTACCTGTGCGGGGCGAGCGGCAAGGTCGGCCTCTCGCCGTACATCCCGACCTTCGAGATCCCGGTGTTCGCCAGCGGTCAGCCCCGCTGCGGGGCCGACCCCGACGGCGAGGACAGCGGCAACACCGACTCGCTCGCCGGACTGCCCCTTCCCGACCTGCCCCTGCCGGGCGGCGAACCCGGCGTGCCCGACCTTCCCGTGCCGGACCTGCCCGCGCCCGACCTGCCCCTGCTGTCCGACATCTCGCTCGGAGGCAACTGA
- a CDS encoding LysR family transcriptional regulator encodes MERREIEIFLTLAEELHFGRTAQRLLVSQARVSQTIAKLERRFGVSLFERTSRRVALTPVGAALYADVRAGHDRIEKGIAAAVAAGRGVTGTLAVGLEAPAVAELAADVFARFRARHPSVEVVFRETGFTDPLDLLRDGEVDVAVTNAPVDEGAFEEGPEVYREPVVLAVARGHRLADRETVALADLDGETVFRAGRRAAPYRRGPDRTAGTLLELMALIAAGEGVCPLAAHAADYFARPSLAMVPFEPGSPPVRWVLCWRRGQRTARVASLAAAVRG; translated from the coding sequence ATGGAACGCCGGGAGATCGAGATCTTCCTGACCCTCGCGGAAGAGCTGCACTTCGGGCGTACGGCGCAGCGGTTGCTCGTCTCCCAGGCCCGGGTCAGCCAGACGATCGCGAAGCTCGAGCGGCGGTTCGGCGTCTCGCTGTTCGAGCGCACCAGCCGCCGGGTGGCCCTCACCCCCGTCGGCGCCGCGCTGTACGCCGACGTGCGCGCCGGCCACGACCGCATCGAGAAGGGCATCGCCGCGGCGGTCGCGGCGGGCCGGGGGGTCACCGGCACGCTCGCCGTCGGGCTGGAGGCGCCCGCCGTGGCGGAGCTCGCCGCCGACGTGTTCGCCCGCTTCCGGGCGCGGCACCCGAGCGTCGAGGTCGTGTTCCGCGAGACCGGCTTCACCGATCCGCTCGACCTGCTGCGCGATGGCGAGGTCGACGTCGCCGTCACGAACGCCCCGGTCGACGAGGGGGCGTTCGAGGAGGGGCCCGAGGTGTACCGCGAGCCCGTGGTGCTCGCGGTGGCGCGCGGGCACCGCCTGGCGGACCGGGAGACCGTGGCACTGGCCGACCTCGACGGCGAGACCGTGTTCCGGGCGGGCCGGCGCGCCGCGCCCTACCGGCGGGGGCCCGACCGCACCGCGGGCACCCTGCTGGAACTCATGGCGCTCATCGCAGCCGGTGAGGGCGTCTGCCCGCTGGCCGCGCACGCCGCCGACTACTTCGCCCGCCCGAGCCTGGCCATGGTGCCGTTCGAGCCGGGTTCGCCCCCGGTGCGCTGGGTGCTGTGCTGGCGACGCGGGCAGCGCACGGCCCGCGTCGCGTCGCTCGCGGCTGCGGTCAGAGGCTGA
- a CDS encoding MCE family protein encodes MGLTPTDRRQLQFTGLIAVIAVLVASALYLVLQGPSRMITAYFTSATGVFEDNSVRVLGVRVGDIVSITPEGTRVRVEMRIDDPDLKLPADAMAVVVSPSLVTGRYIQLAPTWSGGPELRDGAVIPLERTAVPLGVDDLARTADELADALGPSGVNAQGALSDALDVGAANLDGNGRALNDTIRNLGELSGTLADSREDLFGTVKELQSFTSMLAANDGEVREFNKRLADVAGFLADERGDLATAVRELSIALGEVADFVRDNRELVKSNVDKLTDVTEVVVDQRKALAEVLDVAPVALGNLSLAYNGSSGTLDARADINELTMPIPALVCELLRRSGPVPNELIEPCGKLAPVLDGLVPLPSAADVITALQSGQPPPVPGLALPTEKDPAAPQAALPLPGLPAPSAPSAQPEGERAEPTSQQPRPESTRRAEPDDAEGSDRNQGAEQDESDERSGGLSGLFGGDR; translated from the coding sequence ATGGGACTCACCCCGACCGACCGCAGGCAGCTCCAGTTCACCGGGCTCATCGCCGTGATCGCCGTGCTGGTGGCCAGCGCGCTCTACCTCGTGCTCCAGGGCCCGTCCCGGATGATCACCGCCTACTTCACGTCGGCGACCGGTGTGTTCGAGGACAACTCGGTGCGGGTGCTGGGCGTGCGGGTCGGCGACATCGTCAGCATCACCCCGGAGGGCACGCGGGTGCGTGTCGAGATGCGCATCGACGACCCCGACCTCAAGCTGCCCGCCGACGCGATGGCCGTCGTCGTCTCGCCGAGCCTGGTGACCGGCCGCTACATCCAGCTCGCCCCGACCTGGTCCGGCGGCCCCGAGCTGCGGGACGGCGCCGTGATCCCGCTCGAGCGCACCGCGGTGCCGCTCGGCGTCGACGACCTCGCACGCACCGCCGACGAGCTCGCCGACGCGCTGGGGCCCAGCGGCGTCAACGCCCAGGGGGCGCTGTCGGACGCACTCGACGTCGGCGCCGCGAACCTCGACGGCAACGGCCGCGCGCTGAACGACACGATCCGCAACCTCGGCGAGCTCTCCGGCACCCTCGCCGATTCCCGCGAGGACCTCTTCGGCACGGTGAAGGAGCTCCAGTCCTTCACGTCCATGCTCGCCGCGAACGACGGCGAGGTGCGCGAGTTCAACAAGCGGCTCGCCGACGTCGCCGGCTTCCTCGCCGACGAGCGGGGCGACCTGGCCACGGCGGTGCGGGAGCTGTCCATCGCGCTCGGCGAGGTGGCCGACTTCGTGCGGGACAACCGGGAGCTCGTCAAGTCCAACGTCGACAAGCTGACGGACGTCACCGAGGTGGTCGTCGACCAGCGCAAGGCCCTCGCCGAGGTCCTCGACGTCGCGCCGGTGGCGCTCGGCAACCTCTCGCTGGCCTACAACGGCTCGTCCGGCACGCTCGACGCCCGGGCGGACATCAACGAGCTCACGATGCCGATCCCGGCACTGGTCTGCGAGCTGCTGCGCCGCAGCGGACCGGTGCCGAACGAGCTCATCGAGCCGTGCGGCAAGCTCGCCCCTGTCCTTGACGGTCTCGTCCCGCTGCCCAGCGCGGCCGACGTGATCACCGCGTTGCAGAGCGGCCAGCCCCCGCCCGTGCCGGGGCTCGCGTTGCCGACCGAGAAGGACCCCGCGGCACCCCAGGCCGCGTTGCCGCTGCCCGGCCTGCCCGCCCCGTCCGCCCCGTCCGCACAGCCGGAGGGGGAGCGGGCGGAGCCGACCTCGCAGCAGCCACGACCGGAGTCGACGCGCCGGGCCGAGCCGGACGACGCCGAGGGGTCCGATCGGAACCAGGGCGCTGAGCAGGACGAGTCCGACGAACGCTCGGGCGGTCTCTCGGGGCTGTTCGGGGGTGACCGGTGA
- a CDS encoding MCE family protein, which translates to MPGTRNPVATAIIGLLTIVLVVVLAFNGPALFGGGTTYKAEFREAAGLTAGDMVTVAGVEAGRVQDVELEGDHVLVTFKVTDAWVGDRTSASIQIRTLLGAKTLALDPQGDDDLNPDRTIPLSRTSSPFDVVEAFDGLSGTLDQIDTGQLAQSLNTLSDTFRDTPPEIRGALDGLSRLSTTIASRDEEIRRLLAGTHELAGVLADRNAEVEKLLKDGNLLLGELQRRREAISRLLDGTIALSEQLRGLVADNEEQLRPTLEQLDRVAALLQRNRDSLGAGIRDLAVFVRLFANATGNGEWFDNYICALLPPSAGPINPGGC; encoded by the coding sequence ATGCCGGGCACCCGCAACCCCGTCGCGACGGCGATCATCGGCCTGCTGACGATCGTGCTCGTGGTGGTGCTCGCGTTCAACGGGCCGGCGCTCTTCGGCGGCGGCACCACATACAAGGCCGAGTTCCGCGAGGCCGCCGGGCTCACGGCGGGCGACATGGTCACGGTGGCGGGTGTCGAGGCGGGCCGCGTCCAGGACGTCGAGCTCGAGGGCGACCACGTGCTCGTCACGTTCAAGGTCACCGACGCGTGGGTCGGTGACCGCACGTCGGCTTCGATCCAGATCCGCACCCTGCTCGGCGCCAAGACGCTCGCGCTCGACCCGCAGGGTGACGACGACCTGAACCCCGACCGGACCATCCCGCTCTCCCGCACCTCGTCCCCGTTCGACGTGGTGGAGGCGTTCGACGGGCTGTCCGGCACCCTCGACCAGATCGACACGGGGCAGCTCGCGCAGAGCCTGAACACGCTCTCGGACACCTTCCGCGACACCCCGCCGGAGATCCGGGGGGCGCTCGACGGGCTTTCGCGGCTGTCCACCACGATCGCGAGCCGCGACGAGGAGATCCGCAGGCTGCTCGCGGGCACCCATGAGCTCGCGGGCGTGCTGGCCGACCGCAACGCCGAGGTCGAGAAGCTGCTGAAGGACGGCAACCTGCTGCTCGGCGAGCTCCAGCGCAGGCGGGAGGCGATCAGCAGGCTCCTCGACGGCACGATCGCGCTGTCCGAGCAGTTGCGCGGGCTCGTCGCCGACAACGAGGAGCAGCTGCGGCCGACGCTGGAGCAGCTCGACCGGGTGGCCGCGCTGCTGCAGCGCAACCGGGACTCGCTCGGCGCCGGCATCCGCGACCTCGCGGTGTTCGTGCGGCTCTTCGCCAACGCCACGGGCAACGGCGAGTGGTTCGACAACTACATCTGCGCGCTGCTCCCGCCCTCCGCGGGCCCGATCAACCCAGGGGGCTGCTGA
- a CDS encoding MlaE family ABC transporter permease produces MTAPAPITRALTPVGRLFGLGVAVVRNAFQPPFQLAEYIEQTWFVTKVSALPTALFTIPFGATIALLLAELTRQFGAQSQTGAGAVLAIVQQAAPIVTALLIAGAGGSAVCADLGARTIREEIAAMEVLGISPIQRLVVPRVLAMATTAVVLNGLASVVGVAGGYYFNVIVQGGTPGAYIASFSAVAQVSDIVVSEIKAFLFGFTAGVVAAYRGLNPPPGPKGVGDAVNQSVVISFVLVFLINLVLTGLYLELVPPKGS; encoded by the coding sequence ATGACAGCTCCCGCCCCGATCACCCGTGCCCTCACCCCGGTCGGCCGGCTCTTCGGCCTCGGTGTGGCCGTGGTGCGCAACGCCTTCCAGCCGCCCTTCCAGCTGGCCGAGTACATCGAGCAGACGTGGTTCGTCACCAAGGTCTCGGCGCTGCCGACGGCGTTGTTCACGATCCCGTTCGGCGCCACGATCGCGCTGCTGCTGGCCGAGCTCACCCGGCAGTTCGGCGCGCAGAGTCAGACCGGCGCCGGTGCGGTGCTCGCGATCGTGCAGCAGGCCGCCCCGATCGTCACCGCGCTGCTGATCGCCGGAGCCGGCGGGAGTGCGGTCTGCGCCGACCTGGGCGCGCGCACCATCCGCGAGGAGATCGCGGCCATGGAGGTGCTGGGCATCTCGCCGATCCAGCGGCTCGTGGTGCCGCGCGTGCTCGCGATGGCCACCACCGCCGTGGTGCTCAACGGGCTGGCCAGCGTGGTCGGTGTGGCGGGCGGCTACTACTTCAACGTGATCGTCCAGGGCGGCACGCCCGGGGCGTACATCGCGAGCTTCTCCGCCGTGGCGCAGGTCTCCGACATCGTCGTGAGCGAGATCAAGGCGTTCCTGTTCGGCTTCACGGCCGGTGTCGTGGCGGCCTATCGGGGCCTCAACCCACCGCCGGGGCCCAAGGGCGTCGGTGACGCGGTGAACCAGTCCGTCGTCATCTCGTTCGTGCTCGTGTTCCTGATCAACCTCGTGCTGACGGGCCTGTACCTCGAGCTCGTCCCGCCGAAGGGGTCGTGA
- a CDS encoding MCE family protein produces the protein MKRRLQGLLFVVVLLALVGLSVGSYAGAFDRGVPVTLQVDRVGNQLAEKADVKVRGLDVGKVTSVTTDGENATVQLTIDPDKVDLIPANVSAQLIPKTLFGERYVSLVLPDGPRAQLLSAGDVIPMDRSASARELERVLDGLLPLLTAVEPQELATTLGAMSQALEGRGENLGQTLVRLQQLTSGLRPAIPDLQADITELADFARNVDAAAPDLLDALEDFTVTSRTVVEQRAQLRELLTSVTAASDDLRGFLDANGDNIIALADSARPTLATLARYSPEFPCLFNQLAGLVPRLDEAFGAGSDNPGLRATIEIVASQGKYIPDQDEPRYLDDRGPRCYPILTPGPDQPPDGPFKDGTEPHDNPPTTTQYGDAEDFGAVPTSYSGADMGVPNSPGERQVVNELLALQQGTSPDAMPAWSTMLVGPLYRGTEVKVT, from the coding sequence ATGAAACGCCGTTTGCAGGGGTTGCTGTTCGTCGTCGTGCTGCTGGCGCTCGTCGGGCTGTCGGTCGGGAGCTACGCCGGGGCGTTCGACCGCGGCGTTCCGGTCACGCTGCAGGTGGACCGGGTCGGCAACCAGCTCGCCGAGAAGGCCGACGTCAAGGTTCGCGGGCTGGACGTCGGGAAGGTCACGTCCGTCACCACCGACGGCGAGAACGCCACGGTGCAGCTCACGATCGACCCGGACAAGGTCGACCTGATCCCGGCGAACGTCTCGGCGCAGCTCATCCCCAAGACGCTCTTCGGTGAGCGCTACGTCTCGCTCGTGCTGCCCGACGGCCCGCGCGCGCAGCTGCTCTCGGCCGGGGACGTGATCCCGATGGACCGCAGTGCGTCGGCCCGCGAGCTGGAGCGCGTGCTCGACGGCCTGCTCCCGCTGCTCACGGCCGTCGAGCCGCAGGAGCTGGCCACCACGCTCGGCGCGATGTCGCAGGCCCTCGAAGGGCGCGGTGAGAACCTGGGGCAGACGCTGGTGCGGCTGCAGCAGCTGACGTCGGGCCTCCGCCCGGCCATCCCGGACCTGCAGGCGGACATCACCGAGCTCGCCGACTTCGCCCGCAACGTCGACGCGGCCGCCCCGGACCTGCTCGACGCGCTGGAGGACTTCACCGTCACCAGCCGCACGGTGGTGGAGCAGCGCGCCCAGCTGCGCGAGCTGCTGACCAGCGTCACCGCCGCGTCGGACGACCTGCGCGGGTTCCTGGACGCCAACGGCGACAACATCATCGCGCTCGCCGACTCGGCCCGTCCGACGCTCGCGACCCTCGCCCGGTACTCGCCGGAGTTCCCGTGCCTGTTCAACCAGCTGGCCGGGCTCGTACCGCGGCTCGACGAGGCGTTCGGCGCCGGCAGCGACAACCCCGGCCTGCGCGCCACCATCGAGATCGTCGCGAGCCAGGGCAAGTACATCCCCGACCAGGACGAGCCGCGCTACCTCGACGACCGTGGCCCCCGCTGCTACCCGATCCTCACCCCGGGGCCGGACCAGCCGCCGGACGGCCCGTTCAAGGACGGCACGGAGCCGCACGACAACCCGCCGACGACCACCCAGTACGGCGACGCGGAGGACTTCGGGGCCGTCCCGACGTCCTACTCGGGCGCCGACATGGGCGTGCCCAACTCGCCGGGTGAGCGCCAGGTCGTCAACGAGCTGCTGGCGCTCCAGCAGGGCACGTCGCCCGACGCGATGCCCGCGTGGAGCACGATGCTCGTCGGTCCGCTCTACCGCGGGACCGAGGTGAAGGTGACATGA